A stretch of the Anaeromyxobacter sp. genome encodes the following:
- a CDS encoding menaquinone biosynthesis decarboxylase, giving the protein MAYRSLTEFLDRAERAGELTRFQDPVDLRLDMAALADRAAKQGGPVLLFERPSSGRFPVAMNLFGTRRRTSWALSCDDFQEHADALRGLLKTAPPKTLWDKLKLLPTLGKLATMGPKLVSSGACQEVVLTGAQADLSILPVLTTWPHDGGPFITLPQVITRDPETGLRNVGMYRLQVMGPHRLAMHWQLHKTATAHYREYQKRGERMPVAIALGGDPALTYCASAPLPPNIDEYLFAGWLRGEGVRMVKGVATGLEVPADADIVIEGFVDTSAPLVREGPFGDHTGFYSLADDYPALDVVAITHRRDAVYPATVVGPPPVEDQWLGKATERLFLPLIQLIAPEIVDYCMPVEGVFHNLCLVSIKKEHPGQGKKVIHGLWGSGQMAQTKTLVVFDEDVDVQDVSQAAWRAFANVDVKRDLVIADGPVDVLDHAAVHFAFGGKLGVDATRKWVEEGGREWPEVCVHPPEVVARIDALYDRLVPGAAPLTRPRLAAPPAASWKPRKGGILQ; this is encoded by the coding sequence ATGGCCTACCGCTCGCTCACCGAGTTCCTCGATCGCGCCGAGCGAGCCGGGGAACTGACCCGCTTCCAGGACCCCGTCGACCTCCGGCTCGACATGGCGGCGCTGGCCGACCGCGCCGCCAAGCAGGGCGGGCCGGTGCTGCTCTTCGAGCGCCCCTCCTCCGGCAGGTTCCCGGTGGCCATGAACCTCTTCGGGACCCGCCGGCGCACCAGCTGGGCGCTCTCCTGCGACGACTTCCAGGAGCACGCCGACGCGCTGCGCGGCCTCCTCAAGACCGCGCCCCCCAAGACCCTCTGGGACAAGCTGAAGCTCCTGCCCACCCTGGGCAAGCTCGCCACCATGGGGCCCAAGCTGGTCTCCTCGGGCGCCTGCCAGGAGGTGGTGCTGACCGGGGCGCAGGCCGACCTCTCCATCCTGCCGGTGCTCACCACCTGGCCGCACGACGGCGGCCCCTTCATCACCCTGCCGCAGGTCATCACCCGCGATCCGGAGACCGGCCTGCGCAACGTCGGCATGTACCGGCTGCAGGTGATGGGCCCGCACCGGCTGGCCATGCACTGGCAGCTGCACAAGACCGCCACCGCCCACTACCGCGAGTACCAGAAGCGCGGCGAGCGGATGCCGGTGGCCATCGCGCTGGGCGGCGATCCCGCCCTCACCTACTGCGCCTCCGCCCCGCTGCCGCCCAACATCGACGAGTACCTCTTCGCCGGCTGGCTGCGCGGCGAGGGGGTCCGCATGGTCAAGGGCGTGGCCACCGGCCTCGAGGTCCCGGCCGACGCCGACATCGTCATCGAGGGGTTCGTGGACACCTCGGCGCCGCTGGTGCGCGAGGGCCCCTTCGGCGACCACACCGGCTTCTACTCGCTGGCCGACGACTACCCGGCGCTCGACGTGGTGGCCATCACCCACCGCAGGGACGCGGTCTACCCGGCCACCGTGGTGGGGCCGCCCCCGGTGGAGGACCAGTGGCTCGGCAAGGCCACCGAGCGGCTCTTCCTGCCGCTCATCCAGCTCATCGCGCCGGAGATCGTCGACTATTGCATGCCGGTGGAGGGCGTCTTCCACAACCTCTGCCTGGTCTCCATCAAGAAGGAGCACCCGGGCCAGGGCAAGAAGGTCATCCACGGCCTGTGGGGCTCGGGCCAGATGGCCCAGACCAAGACCCTGGTGGTCTTCGACGAGGACGTCGACGTGCAGGACGTCAGCCAGGCCGCCTGGCGGGCCTTCGCCAACGTGGACGTGAAGCGCGACCTGGTCATCGCCGACGGCCCGGTCGACGTGCTCGACCACGCCGCGGTCCACTTCGCCTTCGGCGGCAAGCTGGGCGTGGACGCCACCCGCAAGTGGGTCGAGGAGGGCGGGCGCGAGTGGCCGGAGGTGTGCGTCCACCCGCCCGAGGTGGTGGCCCGCATCGACGCGCTCTACGACCGGCTGGTGCCGGGCGCGGCGCCGCTCACGCGCCCGAGGCTGGCCGCGCCGCCGGCCGCCTCCTGGAAGCCCAGGAAGGGCGGGATCCTCCAGTGA